Below is a genomic region from bacterium.
TAACTTTTAAAATAAGTGCATTATCTTTTACATTTTTTGTTATTGGTCCTATCTGGTCAAGAGAAGAAGCAAAAGCAATAAGTCCATATCTTGATACTCTTCCATAAGTTGGTTTCATCCCCACAACTCCACAAAAAGCAGATGGCTGTCTAATTGAACCACCTGTATCTGAACCGAGGGAAGCGAAACATAGATTGGAAGCAACTGAAGCAGTAGAACCACCTGAAGAGCCACCAGGTACTCTTTCTAAATCAAAAGGATTTTTTGTTGGACCAAATGCTGAATTTTCAGTTGAAGAACCAAAGGCAAATTCATCCATATTTGTTTTTCCAATTATTATAGCACCCGCATTTTTCAATCTTTCAATAACAGTTGCATCATAAGGAGGTATGAAATTTTCAAGAATCTTTGAAGCACATGTTGTTGGCATTCCTTTTGTACAGATATTATCCTTTATTGAAACCGGTATCCCTTCAAGTTCTTTTAATTCCTCTCCCTTTGCTATCTTTTCGTCAATCCTTTTCGCTTCTTCAATTGTTTTTTCGGTTACATAAAGGTAGGAATGAATATCTTTGTCTTTTCTGTAAATTTCTTCAAGCAATAATGACACTACTTCTGATGGTTTGACCTCTTTTTTTTTATATAGTTTCTTTAATTCACAAACACTGAAACTCAAAATCTCGCTTTTCATAAATACTTTCTTGGGTCTGTTATTTTTCCTTCTATACAACTTGCTGCAACAGTTGCAGGAGAAGCAAGATAAATGAAGGCATTTGGATTACCCATTCTTCCTTTAAAATTCCTGTTTGCTGTTGATATTACAACCTCTCCATCAGATGGTATTCCCTGATGGGTTCCAACACAAGGGCCACAACCAGGATTTGTAACACATGCACCACTTTCAATCAAAATTTCAATGTATCCTTTTTTTAAACATTCAAGATAAATTTCTCTTGAGCCTGGAGTACATATCAATCTAATTCCTTTTTTTATTTTCTTTCCTTTTAAAATTTTTGCAGCAATTTCAAAATCACTCACTCTACCATTTGTGCATGTACCTATAAAACCCTGATTTATTTCTGTTCCTTCAACTTCTTCAACATTGCATACATTATCAACCTGATGTGGTTTTGCTATTTGAGGTGATATATTTGAAATATCAAAATTAAAAATACTTTCATAAGTGGCATCTTTATCAGGAAAAACAGGAGTATATTCTTTTATTCTTCTTTTTTCCATGTATTCTTTTGTTTTTTCGTCAAATTCCATAATCCCACATTTTGCTCCTATTTCAGTTGTTAAATTACATAGTGTAAATCTTTCATCCATAGATAAATTTTTTATTACTTCTCCTTTTATTTCAACTGATTTATAAATTGCTCCTTCTGCTTTTAAATTTTTTACTATATATAATGCAATATCTTTCCCAAAAATTCCGAAAGGAATTTTCCCTGTTATTTCTATCTTTATTGTTTCAGGTACTTTAAACCATAAAGAGCCGGTTACAAGTGCTATTGCAAGGTCTGTTGAACCAACTCCACTTGCAAAGCAGTTTAAAGCACCATAAGTTGGAGTGTGACTGTCTGCACCTAAAACAAGGTCTCCAGGTTTTACCTTTCCTTTTTCTGGAAGAAGAACATGACATACACCTTCTCCAACTTCAAAGATTTCTATACCATATTTCTTTGCAAATTCTCTCATCAATTTATGTAAAGAGGAAACCCCTTCATTTGGACTTGGACTGTTATGGTCAATTACAAATACAGATTTTTTCGGGTCAAAAACCTCATTTATTCCAAGATTTTCAAAACTTTTAATTACCAAAGGCGCAGTTCCATCCTGAGCCATTAAAAAATCAACTTTAGCAAGAACTATTTCTCCACTTCTTGCATCTTTTCCTGAATGAGAGGATAAGATTTTCTCAACTATTGTTTTTCCCATTTTTAAGGTGTCATTGTCATTAAAAGACGTGCTTCTTCAGGATATTTTGCAATAAATATCAATTCATCTTCAGTAACTGGTTTCTGTTTATGAACATTTGCATATCTTGCAAGTTCAAGAATTTTTCTTGCTTCATCATCATCCTTAAATTCAATTTCAAGTTTACCATATATATTTCTTAAACCCTTAATTCCACTATATTCTCCAAGTATAATCATCCTTCCTGTCTCAACTATTTCTGGCTCTCCTCTTCCAAGTTCTTCAAAATCATAAAGTTCATAATTTCTTCTATCCTTTAAAGCTCCATCAACATGAATACCTGAAGAATGAGTAAATGCATTTTTACCAACACCAACCTGATTTATTGGAATTGGGACTTTGAATGCATATGAAGCATAATGGGTAATTTTCCATGCCATTTTTAAATTTATATTTTCATCAAGTTTATATTTATTCATACCTGCTCCATATTTAATTGCGAGAATACAAGAAACAAGGTCAGCATTTCCTGCTCTTTCGCCCATTCCATTAATTGTTGTGTTTATATATGCATCAACTCCTGCATCAATCGCTGCCTTTGCTCCTGCAATAGAACAAGCAACAGCCATTCCAATGTCATTATGACAGTGAAGTTCAATAGGCATTTTTGTACTTTCAGCAAGTTTGTAAATATTTTCGTATATTGTAAAAGGAGTATCATATCCAAGTGTATCACAATATCTTATTCTATCCGCACCTGCTTCTTTTGCTGCAAGTGCAAATTCTATTAAATTTTCTATTTTTGTCCTTGAAGCATCTTCTGCGTTAACTCCAATTGTCTCTGCTCCAAGTGCTTTTGCTGCTTTTACTGCTTCAACCATTGCTTTTATTACTTCTCCAAAACCCATTTTTCCTTGAAATTTGCCCATTATCATCTGTTCAGATGTGGAAATTGAGAGATTTACATGTTTTAATTTCGGTATATTTTTAAATGCTTCTTCTACATCACTTGTAATCGCTCTTAACCAACCTGAAATTCTTATAGGATGTAAAACTTTTTTTTCCACAAGATTCATATTTGCGTTAAGGTAATTTATCTCATGCTTTGTTACAGGAAAACCTGCTTCACTCTGAAATATTCCCATCTGATTTAAATAAATATTAATCATCGTCTTCTCAAGTTTTGCAAGCCCAAGATGTGCTGTTTGAACACCATCCCTATTTGTAACATCTATAAAATATATTTTATTCATATTTTCACCTCCTTAAGATTTAAAACTTCCGCCTTCTGTGCTTTATGTGGATGTTCTGTTCCTCTATAAACTTTCAACTTTTTTAACATTTTTCTACCAAGAGAATTTTTGGGAAGCATACCCTCAACAGCGAGTTTAATAACTGCTTCTGGCCTTCTATTTAATAATGAGATAAGTTTTTCTTCTTTTAAATGTCCAAGATATCCTGTAATATGTTTGTAATAAATTTTATCTGTTAATTTTTTTCCTGTTACCTTTATCTTTTCAGCATTTATTACTATCACAAAATCTCCTGTGTCAACATTCGGAGTATAAATTGGTTTATGTTTTCCCATTAAGATTTTAGCCACCTTACTTGCAAGCCGTCCAAGAATCTGTCCATCTGCGTCAACAATGTACCATTTTCTTTTTATTCTTTCTTTCTTTGGAACCTGTGTTTTTGTCATTTTTCCTCCTGTGTTGATATAAAAAACAGGTAATCGGTTTTTTAAATTTAATTAATTTTAACTGAAAAAAAAATTTTCGTCAATAAAATTTAAGATTGACAGAAAGTAGAAAAAAATATAAATTAAGTAAAAAGATTTTTGAGGAAAAAATATGATAGAAATTTTAATTTTTCTAGTTATTTTATTTTTTTCTATTATTGTTCATGAAGTATCACATGGGTATGCTGCATTAAAAAATGGAGACCCAACAGCCAAATATATGGGACGACTTACTTTAAATCCAATTCCACATATAGACCCTGTTGGTACACTTCTTCTTCCTTTCCTTCTTATTGTTTTACATTTTCCTATTTTAATAGGAGTTGCAAAACCTGTTCCAATAAATCCTTATTACTTTAGAAATTATAGAACAGGTATGATAACTGTTGGAATTTCCGGACCATTAAGCAATATTCTTCTTGGAATTATTTTTGCTTTTATTTATAAACTTTTTCCATCCAGTATTGTAAGTGGATATTTAAAAATGGGAAGTTTTATCAATTTTATTCTTGCTTTTTTTAATTTAATACCAATTCCTCCACTTGATGGTTCAAGAGTAGTTGCTGTTTTACTACCTTACAAATTAAGGTTTGGATATGAAAAAATTGAAAGGTATGGATTATTTTTAGTTCTACTTCTTGCAATGACAGGGTTTTTGAACTGGCTTTCTCCTTTAAGTCAATCTCTCACAAATTTTTTCATTAATCTTTAAAACAAAATTTTTTTTCCGGTATAATCTATTTAAAAAAGGAGGGTTTATGAAATTTAATATAATTGTTCGTTTTTTTGCAGAGATGGGATGGCAGGCACTTGGTAAAATTTCAAACCCTCTGACAGGTAAAACAGAAAAAAATCTTGAGATTGCAAAACAGGTAATAGAATTGCTTGAAACATTGAAAGAAAAAACGAAAGGGAACCTAACAGAAGAAGAAGATAAATTTTTAAACTCTGCAATTGCCGATTTACAGTTAAATTATGTTGAGGAAGTTTCTAAGGGAAAAAAGGAAAATGAATCAGAAAATAAAACTTAAATTAAAAACATTACCCGATTCTCCTGGTGTTTATTTAATGAAGGATAAAGAAGGTAATGTTATTTATGTTGGCAAAGCATCTTCTTTATTAAAAAGAGTTCGTTCTTATTTCTCTCCTTCAGGGAACAATACAAAAATCCTTGCACTTGCTGAAAAAATATATGATTTTGAAGTTATTCCTGTTATTTCAGAAGCGGAAGGTCTTATTCTTGAAAATCAACTTATAAAAAAATACAAGCCAAAATATAATACAAATTTAAAGGATGATAAAAGTTATCCTTTACTTAAGATAACAAAAGAAGAATTTCCTTCAGTTCAGATAGTAAGAGAGAAAAAAACAGATAAAGCAATTTATTTTGGTCCATTTACAAATAAAAAACTTTTGAAAGAGACAGTCAGATTTTTGAGAAAATTTTATCCTGTCAGAAACTGTAAAAAGAATGTTTCTACTGGAAAAGTAAAATTGTGCATTCAGTATCATATAGGTAGATGTTCAGGTCCATGTGAGAACAAAATAAAAAAAGAAGAATATCAAAAACTTGTTGAAGGAATAATTGCTTTTTTTGAAGGTAAATATAAAGAATTTGAAAAAAAACTTAAGAAATGGATGCTGGAAGAGATTAAAAAGTTGAATTTTGAAGAGGCAGATAAAATTAAAAAGAGGTTGTTTCTATTGAATGAAATGGCAGAAAAATTTCCTGTGAGAGAGGAAGAGGAATTATATAGGTACAGTGAAGAAAATATTTTATTCAATCTTTCAAAGATTTTGAAATTGAGTAAAATACCGAATTTAATAGAAGGTTATGATATTTCAAATATTTCAGGAGATTTTGCTGTTGGAAGTAAGGTTTCTTTTATTGCTGGTATTCCATATAAAGATGGTTACAGAAGATATAAAATAAAAACTGTTGAAGGAATTGATGATTATAAAATGCTTGAAGAAGTTTTAATAAGAAGATTTGATACTGAAGAAGAGAAAAAACAGATTCCTGATTTAATTCTTGTAGATGGAGGAAAGGGACAGTTGGGAGTTGCAGTTTCTGTATTAAAAAGGTATAATTTAAAAATTCCTGTTATTTCACTTGCGAAAAGAGAAGAGAAAATTTTTGTTGAGTGGAGTGAAGAGGGTATAATTTTACCTATTTCTTCACCTGAATTGCAGTTATTACAGAGAATACGAGATGAAGCCCATAGATTTGCTATTTCTTATCACAGAAAGATAAGGAGTAAAAATTTTAAATTTTCTTTTCTTGATGAAATAAAAGGAATTGGTGAAAAAACAAAAAAAAGAATTATTATGAATTTTCCTGATGTAAATCTTATTGCAAATTTAAATGTAGTTCAACTTAAACAGATAGGAAT
It encodes:
- a CDS encoding 3-isopropylmalate dehydratase large subunit, with the translated sequence MGKTIVEKILSSHSGKDARSGEIVLAKVDFLMAQDGTAPLVIKSFENLGINEVFDPKKSVFVIDHNSPSPNEGVSSLHKLMREFAKKYGIEIFEVGEGVCHVLLPEKGKVKPGDLVLGADSHTPTYGALNCFASGVGSTDLAIALVTGSLWFKVPETIKIEITGKIPFGIFGKDIALYIVKNLKAEGAIYKSVEIKGEVIKNLSMDERFTLCNLTTEIGAKCGIMEFDEKTKEYMEKRRIKEYTPVFPDKDATYESIFNFDISNISPQIAKPHQVDNVCNVEEVEGTEINQGFIGTCTNGRVSDFEIAAKILKGKKIKKGIRLICTPGSREIYLECLKKGYIEILIESGACVTNPGCGPCVGTHQGIPSDGEVVISTANRNFKGRMGNPNAFIYLASPATVAASCIEGKITDPRKYL
- a CDS encoding homocitrate synthase, which codes for MNKIYFIDVTNRDGVQTAHLGLAKLEKTMINIYLNQMGIFQSEAGFPVTKHEINYLNANMNLVEKKVLHPIRISGWLRAITSDVEEAFKNIPKLKHVNLSISTSEQMIMGKFQGKMGFGEVIKAMVEAVKAAKALGAETIGVNAEDASRTKIENLIEFALAAKEAGADRIRYCDTLGYDTPFTIYENIYKLAESTKMPIELHCHNDIGMAVACSIAGAKAAIDAGVDAYINTTINGMGERAGNADLVSCILAIKYGAGMNKYKLDENINLKMAWKITHYASYAFKVPIPINQVGVGKNAFTHSSGIHVDGALKDRRNYELYDFEELGRGEPEIVETGRMIILGEYSGIKGLRNIYGKLEIEFKDDDEARKILELARYANVHKQKPVTEDELIFIAKYPEEARLLMTMTP
- the rplM gene encoding 50S ribosomal protein L13, whose product is MTKTQVPKKERIKRKWYIVDADGQILGRLASKVAKILMGKHKPIYTPNVDTGDFVIVINAEKIKVTGKKLTDKIYYKHITGYLGHLKEEKLISLLNRRPEAVIKLAVEGMLPKNSLGRKMLKKLKVYRGTEHPHKAQKAEVLNLKEVKI
- a CDS encoding site-2 protease family protein, translated to MIEILIFLVILFFSIIVHEVSHGYAALKNGDPTAKYMGRLTLNPIPHIDPVGTLLLPFLLIVLHFPILIGVAKPVPINPYYFRNYRTGMITVGISGPLSNILLGIIFAFIYKLFPSSIVSGYLKMGSFINFILAFFNLIPIPPLDGSRVVAVLLPYKLRFGYEKIERYGLFLVLLLAMTGFLNWLSPLSQSLTNFFINL
- a CDS encoding DUF1844 domain-containing protein: MKFNIIVRFFAEMGWQALGKISNPLTGKTEKNLEIAKQVIELLETLKEKTKGNLTEEEDKFLNSAIADLQLNYVEEVSKGKKENESENKT
- a CDS encoding excinuclease ABC subunit UvrC; the encoded protein is MNQKIKLKLKTLPDSPGVYLMKDKEGNVIYVGKASSLLKRVRSYFSPSGNNTKILALAEKIYDFEVIPVISEAEGLILENQLIKKYKPKYNTNLKDDKSYPLLKITKEEFPSVQIVREKKTDKAIYFGPFTNKKLLKETVRFLRKFYPVRNCKKNVSTGKVKLCIQYHIGRCSGPCENKIKKEEYQKLVEGIIAFFEGKYKEFEKKLKKWMLEEIKKLNFEEADKIKKRLFLLNEMAEKFPVREEEELYRYSEENILFNLSKILKLSKIPNLIEGYDISNISGDFAVGSKVSFIAGIPYKDGYRRYKIKTVEGIDDYKMLEEVLIRRFDTEEEKKQIPDLILVDGGKGQLGVAVSVLKRYNLKIPVISLAKREEKIFVEWSEEGIILPISSPELQLLQRIRDEAHRFAISYHRKIRSKNFKFSFLDEIKGIGEKTKKRIIMNFPDVNLIANLNVVQLKQIGINEKIAEKIIEKAREVISNEK